One part of the Terrimicrobium sacchariphilum genome encodes these proteins:
- a CDS encoding tetratricopeptide repeat protein, protein MIRVLPILLTAAVLFFGVAAPLQAQSPGAAQANSAAYDIYSTGDYKAAAAAYEKLIKDYPTDLVIPTAQIQLAFTYYFLARFDDALAILDKAVKGPPLPAELKQVVDSFIPQILSAKAAAMPMNDPKRVTTFNDAIKKFTDFINAYPQAPDLEAAIYGRAIAEYQIQKYDDVVKDLELNIQKFPNSSTIPVSKNLLAIAYATQGSLELNNPNGDRAKAFGLYQKAIALLRAIIDNKKDIALINEANFQLGEILFNQAAFSPEADRAPLYQQALDAYRAVAPKDAIIALQQAKIKEFPSRRLAAIQARDQAKLKLLEKENERELKKLAELQSKPDQVATALAKMGEIFFGQQQLNAARVVFQHVDPFLTTDDDKKRALYFTTMTYALQGVTDKAVAGYNQFQSKYKGDPVADNLPVAIGNMYLAQNNLPEAIKYFDESLAIYPKGRFVGISVVSKAAAEARTGKYTEAANTFKDYLSKNPPPEVGVIALSGLAGVYKDTQKWDDAIKSYQEVRSKYPNTPQADEASYWIAIGTQQKGDNVAAIPLLDEYVKTHPKTVFAPLALYTKAAAQLAVGQKEEGIATMAQVAAEYPDSQPAPFSYFIRAQLRAQEAKNDEVIALMKAFIEKYPKDDKVYSAYDTIAQLQTSAGQADDALATYRDYVAKYPDNPQAALALVKVATMQRAKAEGLGRYGALNEQERALWKTLIDSSIAASEELIKKYPDSPAVPETLQNLLRIQRTMMTAELKKAPEVQQYFEALAENAPNANAKSKIQFALANYVSESDKAKALEIMTAAYNPDVVYAPQDLDVYGLALIDAKKYNEATAVFQKIAKDYPTPAGTQPQAALPQIQEAQAISLFGLGRAAQASGDAAKAGQLFEQLKTLYGWSPKVLEANYGIAVAFKNQGKLDEAQNLLRGVIAGQQATAELRANATLLTGYILVERAKAETDPGKQRDLQGSAIDTFSKIGDYFEGVPVAAAEGLWNAGQLLELQAAGITDPKQKALQTQQFNRARSTYEQLVKDYPNSQYAPKAQERLTALGPKQ, encoded by the coding sequence ATGATCCGAGTCCTTCCCATTCTGCTGACCGCGGCCGTTCTGTTTTTTGGCGTTGCCGCTCCTCTCCAAGCTCAATCCCCCGGCGCGGCTCAGGCCAACTCTGCTGCGTACGACATCTACTCGACCGGCGACTACAAAGCCGCCGCGGCCGCGTATGAGAAACTGATCAAGGACTACCCGACGGATCTCGTCATCCCGACGGCCCAGATCCAACTCGCTTTCACCTACTACTTCCTCGCCCGTTTCGACGACGCCCTTGCCATTCTCGACAAGGCAGTGAAGGGTCCGCCGCTCCCGGCCGAGCTCAAACAGGTGGTCGACAGCTTCATCCCGCAGATTCTCTCGGCCAAGGCCGCAGCCATGCCGATGAATGACCCCAAGCGCGTCACCACCTTCAACGACGCCATCAAGAAGTTCACCGACTTCATCAATGCGTACCCGCAGGCCCCTGACCTCGAGGCCGCGATCTACGGTCGCGCCATCGCCGAGTACCAGATCCAGAAGTACGACGATGTGGTGAAGGACCTGGAGCTGAATATTCAGAAGTTCCCCAACAGCAGCACGATCCCGGTGAGCAAAAACCTGCTCGCCATCGCTTATGCCACACAGGGAAGTCTCGAACTCAACAACCCCAACGGCGACCGCGCCAAGGCATTCGGCCTCTATCAGAAGGCCATCGCCTTGCTCCGCGCCATCATTGATAACAAGAAGGACATCGCCCTCATCAACGAGGCAAACTTCCAACTCGGCGAAATCCTCTTCAACCAGGCCGCCTTCAGCCCGGAAGCCGATCGCGCCCCTCTCTATCAGCAGGCTCTCGATGCCTACCGCGCCGTCGCTCCGAAGGATGCGATCATTGCCCTCCAGCAGGCCAAGATCAAAGAATTCCCATCCCGCCGTCTCGCCGCCATTCAGGCTCGTGATCAAGCCAAGCTGAAACTCCTTGAGAAGGAAAACGAGCGGGAACTCAAGAAGCTCGCCGAACTCCAGAGCAAGCCAGACCAGGTGGCCACCGCACTTGCCAAGATGGGTGAGATTTTCTTCGGCCAGCAGCAGCTAAATGCCGCCCGCGTCGTGTTCCAGCATGTCGACCCGTTCCTCACCACGGATGACGACAAGAAGCGTGCCCTCTACTTCACCACGATGACCTACGCCCTCCAGGGTGTGACGGACAAGGCCGTGGCGGGATACAATCAGTTCCAGAGCAAATACAAGGGCGATCCCGTTGCCGACAACCTGCCTGTCGCTATCGGCAACATGTACCTCGCCCAGAATAATCTGCCCGAGGCGATCAAGTACTTTGACGAGTCTCTCGCCATCTATCCGAAGGGACGGTTCGTCGGCATCAGCGTGGTCAGCAAGGCGGCCGCCGAGGCTCGCACCGGCAAGTACACCGAGGCAGCAAACACCTTCAAGGACTACCTCTCGAAGAATCCGCCACCGGAAGTCGGCGTCATCGCCCTGAGCGGACTCGCCGGAGTCTACAAGGATACCCAGAAGTGGGACGACGCCATCAAGAGCTACCAGGAGGTGCGCAGCAAGTACCCCAACACCCCGCAGGCTGACGAAGCCTCCTACTGGATCGCTATCGGAACCCAGCAAAAAGGTGACAACGTTGCAGCCATCCCGCTCCTCGACGAATACGTCAAGACGCACCCCAAGACCGTCTTCGCCCCCCTCGCCCTTTACACCAAGGCCGCCGCTCAACTCGCCGTCGGCCAGAAGGAGGAAGGCATCGCGACGATGGCTCAGGTCGCAGCCGAGTACCCCGACAGCCAGCCGGCTCCGTTCAGCTACTTCATCCGCGCCCAGCTTCGCGCCCAAGAAGCCAAGAACGATGAGGTGATCGCCTTGATGAAGGCCTTCATCGAAAAGTATCCCAAGGACGACAAGGTCTACAGCGCATACGATACCATCGCACAACTCCAGACCAGCGCTGGGCAGGCCGACGATGCGCTCGCCACCTATCGCGATTACGTGGCCAAATACCCGGACAATCCCCAGGCCGCCCTCGCCCTCGTAAAAGTCGCCACCATGCAGCGCGCGAAGGCGGAAGGCCTCGGTCGCTACGGTGCGCTCAACGAGCAGGAGCGTGCGCTCTGGAAGACGCTCATCGACAGCAGCATTGCCGCCTCCGAGGAGCTGATTAAAAAGTATCCGGATAGCCCGGCCGTTCCCGAGACTCTGCAAAATCTCCTGCGCATCCAGCGCACAATGATGACTGCCGAGCTGAAGAAGGCCCCTGAGGTCCAGCAGTACTTCGAGGCTCTGGCTGAGAACGCCCCGAACGCCAACGCCAAGAGCAAGATCCAGTTTGCCCTCGCAAATTATGTCTCGGAAAGCGACAAGGCCAAGGCTCTTGAGATCATGACGGCCGCCTACAACCCCGATGTCGTGTACGCGCCGCAGGATCTCGATGTCTACGGCCTCGCGCTCATCGATGCGAAGAAATACAATGAGGCTACTGCTGTCTTCCAAAAGATCGCCAAGGACTACCCGACTCCGGCTGGCACCCAGCCGCAGGCCGCCCTTCCGCAGATCCAGGAGGCTCAGGCCATCTCGCTCTTCGGCCTCGGTCGTGCTGCCCAGGCCAGCGGCGATGCCGCCAAGGCCGGACAGCTCTTTGAGCAATTGAAGACCCTCTATGGCTGGTCGCCCAAGGTGCTCGAGGCCAACTACGGTATTGCCGTCGCCTTCAAGAACCAGGGCAAGCTGGATGAAGCACAGAACCTGCTCCGTGGTGTCATCGCCGGTCAGCAGGCTACGGCGGAGCTCCGCGCCAACGCGACTCTGCTCACGGGCTATATCCTCGTCGAGCGCGCCAAGGCCGAGACGGATCCCGGGAAGCAGCGTGATCTCCAGGGTTCGGCCATCGACACCTTCTCCAAGATCGGCGACTACTTCGAAGGCGTCCCGGTCGCTGCCGCCGAAGGTCTCTGGAATGCCGGGCAGTTGCTTGAGTTGCAGGCCGCAGGCATCACCGACCCGAAGCAAAAGGCGCTTCAGACCCAGCAGTTCAACCGCGCCCGCAGCACGTACGAGCAGTTGGTCAAGGATTACCCAAACAGCCAGTACGCGCCCAAGGCCCAGGAGCGCCTCACCGCTCTCGGACCGAAGCAATGA
- a CDS encoding glycosyltransferase, translated as MRIAILHFHLRPGGVTRVIEMAYDALVAAGHEVLVVSGEPQPEMGRLPAHAVAVAPAMRYGVASSRWEELKDEVEACVRTIWADGADVLHLHNHALGKNFALPLAVAAWARDGQRLLLHIHDFAENGRPENYRLLLEQLGGEEGLRGTLYPVSSRIAYGLLNHPDLKRMQAARSCHWLPNPVILPRSQAPVKASELQAERLIVYPCRGIRRKNIGEALLLSAALGPGEKLVLTAPPMTPSDKALYARWKAVAERLRLPVVFEGQTLLGRTTVDFLLGASLCLTTSVTEGFGMAFLEPWLAGVSLAGRDLPQVTHDFRASGVEFSHLYERCDIPVSDSRRQAVEQAIRDAVRHSCESYQVPLQADMVAAACAAVFIGELGDFGRLPEAAQERILDEGGRAAVCLLPESSGVMERNRATIASQYSAEAYAAKLESVYRDLLVQPASAVDFLDTRALLLEMLDFGDFSALRHGALG; from the coding sequence ATGAGGATAGCGATCCTGCATTTTCATTTACGCCCTGGCGGCGTAACCCGGGTGATCGAAATGGCGTACGATGCCCTCGTGGCGGCTGGGCACGAGGTGCTGGTGGTGAGCGGAGAGCCGCAGCCGGAGATGGGCCGCCTGCCAGCTCATGCGGTGGCGGTGGCCCCGGCGATGAGGTACGGAGTGGCGTCTTCGCGGTGGGAGGAACTGAAAGACGAAGTCGAGGCCTGTGTGCGGACGATCTGGGCCGACGGTGCGGATGTGCTGCACCTCCACAATCACGCTCTCGGAAAGAACTTCGCCCTGCCCCTGGCGGTGGCGGCGTGGGCGCGGGACGGCCAGCGCTTGCTGCTCCATATTCATGATTTTGCAGAGAATGGCCGACCCGAGAATTACCGGCTGCTCCTTGAGCAACTCGGCGGCGAGGAGGGGCTGCGCGGCACGCTTTATCCGGTTTCCTCCCGGATCGCCTACGGTTTGCTGAACCATCCGGATCTTAAGCGCATGCAGGCGGCGCGAAGCTGCCACTGGCTGCCGAATCCGGTCATCCTGCCACGCTCGCAAGCCCCGGTGAAGGCGTCGGAACTTCAGGCCGAGCGGCTCATCGTTTACCCGTGCCGCGGCATCCGCCGGAAAAACATCGGTGAGGCGTTGCTTCTCTCCGCCGCATTGGGACCAGGAGAAAAGCTGGTGCTGACCGCGCCGCCCATGACGCCCTCGGACAAGGCGCTCTACGCCCGTTGGAAAGCGGTGGCCGAGCGTCTGCGGTTGCCGGTTGTCTTTGAAGGCCAGACCTTGCTTGGGCGGACCACGGTGGATTTTTTGCTTGGGGCTTCCCTGTGCCTGACGACGAGCGTGACCGAGGGGTTTGGCATGGCGTTTCTGGAACCCTGGCTGGCGGGAGTATCGCTGGCGGGGCGTGATCTCCCTCAGGTCACACACGACTTCCGCGCATCTGGAGTCGAGTTTTCCCATCTCTACGAGCGATGTGACATCCCGGTGTCGGACTCCCGGCGGCAGGCAGTGGAGCAGGCGATCCGCGATGCCGTGCGGCATAGCTGCGAGAGCTATCAGGTGCCACTTCAGGCCGACATGGTCGCTGCCGCCTGCGCGGCGGTGTTTATTGGGGAGTTGGGGGATTTTGGACGGCTGCCCGAGGCGGCGCAGGAGCGCATCCTGGACGAGGGAGGCCGAGCGGCTGTCTGCCTGCTCCCGGAAAGCTCCGGGGTCATGGAAAGGAATCGCGCGACGATTGCCTCGCAATACTCAGCGGAAGCCTATGCGGCCAAACTCGAGTCGGTTTATCGCGACCTGCTTGTGCAGCCTGCTTCCGCCGTTGATTTTCTCGATACCCGCGCCTTGCTACTGGAGATGTTGGATTTTGGAGATTTCTCCGCTCTTCGCCACGGGGCGCTAGGATAG
- the nusA gene encoding transcription termination factor NusA, with amino-acid sequence MNSELIAMLDYLERERSIKREVLVEAISNALLAASKKSFTSGTRELRIDINPKNGEIRALAKLIAVEKVSNPHDEILHSKAKALKADIQLGEEIEVEVTPRDFGRIAAQAARQAINQRIRQIEKDMIYEEFKDRAGEIVSGTVRRFEKSNVIVDLGKFEGTMPSSERVVTEEYSIGDRVRAYVVEVQNGVRGPEIILSRSHPNFVRRLFEIEVSEIADRTVELKVIAREAGYRTKVAVHSADAKVDPVGACVGMRGARVKNIVRELNNEKVDIIRWDPDPLKFAAAALKPANIRNISLDENTHTIRVLVGREDLSLAIGKRGQNARLTSKLTGWNVDIEEDKTAEQVLASQKAQAAHSVAEALGISEEEAGILAENGMNSIEAILTGDASDIAELLSCDADRGQKIYEAAKAAAEHAPAAS; translated from the coding sequence ATGAATTCCGAACTCATTGCCATGCTTGATTACCTCGAGCGGGAACGTAGCATCAAACGCGAAGTTCTCGTCGAGGCGATTTCCAACGCCCTCCTTGCGGCGTCAAAGAAGAGCTTCACCTCGGGAACCCGGGAACTGCGTATCGACATCAATCCCAAGAACGGGGAGATCCGTGCGCTGGCGAAGCTGATCGCTGTCGAAAAGGTGAGCAACCCGCATGACGAGATCCTGCACTCCAAGGCGAAGGCGCTGAAAGCCGACATCCAGCTCGGTGAGGAGATCGAGGTCGAGGTCACGCCCCGTGACTTTGGCCGTATCGCCGCCCAGGCTGCACGCCAGGCGATCAACCAGCGTATCCGCCAGATCGAGAAGGACATGATCTATGAGGAGTTCAAAGATCGTGCCGGTGAGATCGTGAGCGGCACCGTCCGCCGTTTCGAGAAGTCGAATGTCATCGTCGACCTCGGTAAATTTGAAGGCACCATGCCGTCCTCCGAGCGTGTCGTGACGGAGGAGTACAGCATCGGCGACCGCGTGCGCGCTTACGTCGTCGAGGTGCAGAATGGTGTCCGCGGCCCGGAGATCATTCTCTCCCGCAGCCATCCGAATTTCGTTCGCCGACTCTTTGAGATCGAGGTCAGCGAAATCGCAGACCGCACGGTCGAGCTCAAGGTTATCGCCCGCGAGGCGGGATATCGCACCAAAGTCGCCGTCCACAGCGCCGACGCCAAGGTCGATCCCGTGGGAGCCTGCGTCGGAATGCGCGGCGCCCGCGTGAAGAACATCGTGCGCGAGTTGAACAATGAAAAGGTCGACATCATCCGCTGGGACCCGGATCCGCTCAAGTTTGCCGCGGCCGCGTTGAAGCCGGCCAACATCCGCAACATTTCGCTCGATGAAAACACGCACACCATCCGCGTGCTGGTCGGGCGCGAAGATCTTTCGCTCGCCATCGGCAAGCGTGGGCAGAATGCCCGCCTGACCTCCAAGCTCACGGGCTGGAATGTCGACATCGAGGAAGACAAGACGGCTGAGCAAGTGCTCGCCAGCCAGAAGGCCCAGGCCGCGCATTCCGTGGCCGAGGCTTTGGGAATCAGCGAGGAAGAAGCTGGTATCCTGGCCGAAAATGGAATGAACTCCATCGAAGCTATCTTGACGGGCGATGCCTCGGACATCGCTGAACTCCTCAGCTGCGATGCAGATCGGGGACAGAAGATTTACGAGGCGGCAAAAGCGGCCGCCGAGCATGCACCGGCCGCTTCCTAG
- a CDS encoding glucosyl-3-phosphoglycerate synthase codes for MIPDIAICHHGEFADLGELVRLKHAQGLTVSLCVPVLNEEDTIGEVIRCLKASLHDDTPLLDEVAVVDSGSSDRTREVAAAAGAEVYLASEILPECGPARGKGENIWKATARLKGDIICFVDGDVRNMHPRFVYGPLGILLTRSGVVYAKGFYDRPHAAVELGLRPAGGGRVTEALVRPLFSLFYPALAGFVQPLAGEYAARRSVLERIPMPTGYGIETALLLDIYRIHGTEGLAQCDLDERIHRHQDTASLGRMSFSILQAFLRRTQADGVLAAPGVLPEIYRSFVREDGVMRLNETRIEDFERPPLLEVPGYVR; via the coding sequence ATGATCCCCGACATCGCCATCTGCCACCATGGAGAGTTTGCCGACCTCGGGGAGCTCGTGCGCCTCAAGCATGCACAGGGGTTAACGGTCTCTCTCTGCGTGCCGGTGCTCAATGAGGAGGATACGATCGGCGAGGTGATCCGGTGCCTGAAAGCGTCATTGCACGATGACACACCTCTGCTCGATGAGGTGGCGGTGGTGGACTCCGGTTCCAGCGACCGGACTCGCGAGGTGGCGGCAGCGGCTGGAGCGGAGGTTTATCTCGCGAGCGAAATTCTCCCCGAGTGTGGACCCGCGCGCGGAAAGGGTGAGAATATCTGGAAGGCGACTGCCCGGCTCAAGGGCGACATCATCTGCTTCGTCGATGGCGATGTGCGCAATATGCACCCGCGGTTTGTCTACGGACCCCTCGGCATTCTTTTGACGAGGTCCGGGGTGGTTTATGCCAAGGGCTTCTATGACCGTCCGCATGCGGCGGTGGAGTTGGGATTGCGCCCGGCCGGAGGGGGGCGCGTGACCGAGGCGCTGGTGCGGCCGTTGTTTTCTCTTTTCTATCCGGCGCTGGCAGGCTTTGTGCAGCCGCTGGCCGGAGAGTATGCCGCGCGGCGATCCGTCCTGGAGCGCATTCCGATGCCGACGGGTTACGGGATAGAGACAGCGCTGCTGCTGGATATTTATCGTATCCATGGAACCGAGGGGCTGGCCCAGTGCGACCTCGACGAGCGCATTCACCGTCACCAGGATACGGCATCCCTCGGGCGGATGAGCTTCTCCATCCTCCAGGCTTTTCTCCGCAGGACGCAGGCCGATGGAGTGTTGGCTGCTCCCGGTGTACTACCGGAGATCTACCGTTCCTTTGTCCGCGAGGATGGAGTGATGCGCCTGAATGAGACGCGCATCGAGGACTTTGAAAGGCCGCCGCTTCTGGAGGTGCCCGGTTACGTGCGGTGA
- a CDS encoding HAD-IA family hydrolase, translating into MIVRSRKVKGQPRAIFFDAAGTLIRLTAPVGTTYAEIARDFGAKADPVKMEAAFRQSWKEQPARATIAGSREEDDRPWWRALALGALHRGCDPLPASFDEEGWFDTVYRRYAEPSSWELFPEVLGCLEALSVRFPLGVISNFDRRLETILSGHGVMPYFQSITISSVCGADKPAAAIFETAVVSLGLTPADCLHVGDDPVRDRRGAEAAGMKCFLVDRPKVTLLALTARLGSFLS; encoded by the coding sequence ATGATCGTCCGCTCGCGGAAGGTCAAGGGTCAACCCCGAGCCATTTTTTTCGATGCCGCCGGCACCCTGATCCGGCTCACTGCCCCAGTTGGAACCACTTACGCAGAAATCGCACGGGACTTCGGAGCCAAGGCCGATCCCGTAAAGATGGAAGCCGCCTTTCGCCAGAGTTGGAAGGAGCAACCGGCTCGCGCAACGATTGCAGGCTCCCGCGAGGAGGATGACCGCCCGTGGTGGCGTGCGCTTGCGCTGGGGGCCTTGCACCGGGGATGCGATCCCCTCCCCGCCTCTTTTGATGAGGAGGGATGGTTCGATACCGTCTACCGGCGCTACGCCGAACCCTCGAGCTGGGAGCTTTTTCCCGAGGTTCTCGGCTGCCTGGAGGCCTTGTCGGTGCGGTTTCCTCTCGGCGTGATTTCCAATTTTGACCGCCGCCTCGAGACGATCCTCTCGGGCCATGGCGTCATGCCATACTTTCAGTCCATCACGATTTCCAGCGTCTGTGGCGCAGATAAACCAGCTGCCGCGATTTTTGAAACAGCCGTGGTTTCTCTCGGGCTGACTCCGGCGGATTGCCTGCACGTGGGCGACGATCCGGTGCGCGACAGGCGGGGCGCGGAGGCTGCCGGCATGAAATGCTTCCTCGTCGACCGCCCCAAGGTCACCCTGCTCGCCCTCACCGCCCGGTTGGGGAGTTTCCTATCCTAG
- the infB gene encoding translation initiation factor IF-2: MATPKSIAKKPEDKAGKTTKRSGGAGAPASNQPAVEAPKEPVVKQEAVDLLEPKKKVKKRDDSVGIRRILPPISKIQARNEPAPAPAPVEPEPAAEEAPASVAEEAPVVEEVVEETPKNVIHLKASIAVKDLAPLINIKPFQVIKDLMELQIFANINQTLELDTVAKLCEKHGFILEREKKDTSKGHHKVEVKVEAPKEPEKPKEEALKPRAPIVTFMGHVDHGKTSLLDAIRKARVAAGEAGGITQHIGAYSVERNGQEITFLDTPGHAAFTAMRARGANVTDIVVIVVAADDGLMPQTIEAISHAKAAKVQIMVAINKMDLAAANPDRVKTQLQEQGLTPEDWGGEIICVPVSATKGTGIDDLLEMINLQAEVLELKADPKALARCNVIEAQLEQGRGPTATVIVRMGTLHVGDTFICGNYWGKIKQLINDLGKPIKSAGPAMPVKVLGLSGLPNAGDELVVMDDERAARALSEERLLGIRQNKLAAPQRTTLENLFANIAEGQKPTLRIVLKGDVQGSLEALVGALKDIPQAKITLDIIHSAVGPVTESDVLLASASDAVIIGFSVKVENNASTVSKREGVQIKLYSIIYELIDQVKEAMAGMLAPELRETVIGHAEVRQVFDLTKGKVAGCYVTDGRIARTARARVLRKRQPIYDGGMATLRRFQDEVKEVRAGLECGIRLGDFTEYLPEDIIECYTLEKVAQQL, from the coding sequence ATGGCCACACCAAAATCGATCGCCAAGAAACCCGAAGACAAAGCCGGAAAGACCACTAAGCGCTCCGGAGGCGCTGGCGCGCCCGCATCCAATCAACCCGCCGTCGAGGCTCCCAAGGAGCCCGTGGTGAAGCAGGAGGCTGTGGACCTCCTGGAACCGAAGAAGAAGGTCAAAAAGCGCGACGATTCCGTCGGAATCCGCCGCATTCTTCCTCCCATTTCCAAAATCCAGGCCCGTAACGAGCCTGCACCCGCTCCGGCTCCCGTCGAGCCCGAGCCCGCTGCCGAGGAAGCTCCCGCCTCGGTGGCTGAAGAAGCTCCGGTGGTCGAGGAAGTCGTCGAGGAGACGCCGAAAAACGTGATCCATCTCAAGGCGTCCATCGCCGTGAAGGACCTCGCTCCTCTGATCAACATCAAGCCCTTCCAGGTCATCAAGGACCTGATGGAGCTGCAGATTTTTGCCAACATCAACCAGACTCTCGAGCTGGATACGGTGGCCAAGCTGTGTGAGAAGCATGGCTTCATCCTCGAGCGCGAGAAGAAGGACACCTCCAAGGGCCATCACAAGGTCGAGGTGAAAGTCGAGGCTCCCAAGGAGCCGGAGAAGCCGAAGGAGGAGGCGCTCAAGCCACGCGCTCCGATCGTGACCTTCATGGGCCACGTCGACCACGGCAAGACATCGCTTTTGGACGCCATTCGCAAGGCTCGCGTCGCAGCAGGTGAGGCGGGTGGCATCACCCAGCACATCGGCGCGTACAGCGTCGAGCGCAACGGGCAGGAGATCACCTTCCTCGACACTCCGGGTCACGCGGCCTTCACCGCGATGCGGGCCCGTGGAGCCAACGTGACGGATATCGTCGTCATCGTCGTGGCGGCGGATGACGGTCTCATGCCGCAGACGATCGAGGCCATCAGTCACGCCAAGGCGGCCAAGGTCCAGATCATGGTAGCCATCAACAAGATGGATCTCGCGGCTGCGAATCCCGACCGAGTGAAGACCCAGCTCCAGGAGCAGGGACTCACGCCGGAAGACTGGGGCGGCGAAATCATTTGCGTGCCGGTCAGCGCGACCAAGGGCACGGGCATCGACGACCTGCTGGAAATGATCAACCTCCAGGCGGAAGTGCTGGAGCTCAAGGCCGATCCCAAGGCGCTCGCCCGATGCAACGTCATCGAGGCACAGCTCGAGCAGGGACGCGGCCCGACGGCCACGGTCATCGTCCGCATGGGTACGCTCCACGTGGGCGACACCTTCATCTGCGGCAACTACTGGGGCAAGATCAAGCAGCTCATCAACGATCTCGGCAAGCCCATCAAATCGGCTGGCCCCGCCATGCCGGTGAAGGTGCTCGGCCTGAGCGGTCTGCCCAATGCTGGTGACGAACTCGTAGTCATGGACGATGAGCGAGCAGCTCGCGCCCTGAGCGAAGAGCGTCTCCTCGGCATCCGTCAAAACAAGCTCGCAGCACCTCAGCGCACGACGCTGGAAAACCTTTTTGCAAACATCGCCGAGGGCCAGAAACCCACGCTCCGCATCGTCCTCAAGGGCGACGTGCAGGGTTCGCTGGAGGCTCTCGTCGGGGCTCTCAAGGACATCCCGCAAGCGAAGATCACCCTCGACATCATTCACTCGGCAGTCGGTCCGGTCACGGAATCCGACGTGCTCCTGGCCAGTGCCTCGGATGCCGTCATCATCGGCTTTAGCGTGAAGGTGGAGAACAACGCCTCCACGGTGTCGAAGCGCGAAGGTGTCCAGATCAAGCTCTACAGTATCATCTACGAGTTGATCGACCAGGTGAAGGAAGCCATGGCTGGCATGCTGGCTCCGGAGCTTCGCGAGACCGTCATCGGTCACGCCGAGGTGCGCCAGGTGTTCGATCTCACCAAGGGCAAGGTCGCGGGTTGCTACGTCACGGATGGTCGTATCGCTCGCACGGCACGCGCCCGCGTGCTGCGCAAGCGCCAGCCGATCTACGACGGTGGCATGGCGACGCTGCGACGCTTCCAGGACGAGGTCAAGGAAGTGCGTGCGGGTCTCGAGTGCGGCATCCGTCTCGGTGATTTCACCGAGTACCTGCCCGAGGACATCATCGAGTGTTACACCCTTGAGAAAGTCGCTCAGCAGCTCTGA
- the nth gene encoding endonuclease III translates to MTRAAARAQHLTQRLPDIYPDAHCELDYRTPLELLVATILSAQCTDKRVNIVTKDLFARCETAKDFAEISQEELEGIVRSTGFYRNKAKNIRAMASVLLEKYGGEVPRTLEELAALPGVGRKTANVVLGNAFGIDEGVVVDTHVTRLSNRLGLTRHTDAVKIEQDLMKLFPRTVWTVLSHWLIWHGRRRCVARKPDCANCEIYDLCPTGPKLLKAAETA, encoded by the coding sequence ATGACGCGCGCGGCTGCCCGCGCCCAACACCTCACGCAGCGGCTTCCGGACATCTATCCGGACGCCCACTGCGAGTTGGACTACCGCACTCCGCTGGAGTTGCTCGTCGCTACGATCCTCTCCGCCCAATGCACGGACAAGCGGGTGAACATCGTCACGAAAGACCTGTTCGCCCGTTGCGAGACCGCGAAGGATTTCGCTGAAATTTCGCAGGAGGAACTGGAGGGAATCGTTCGTTCCACCGGCTTCTATCGCAACAAGGCAAAGAACATCCGGGCCATGGCCTCAGTACTCCTGGAGAAGTACGGTGGAGAAGTTCCCCGTACCTTGGAGGAACTCGCCGCCCTCCCCGGGGTGGGACGCAAAACGGCAAACGTCGTGCTCGGCAACGCCTTCGGCATCGACGAAGGCGTGGTGGTCGACACCCATGTGACGCGACTCTCCAACCGCCTCGGCCTCACCCGTCACACCGACGCCGTAAAGATCGAGCAGGACCTCATGAAGCTCTTCCCGCGTACTGTCTGGACCGTCCTGAGCCACTGGCTCATCTGGCATGGCCGCCGCCGCTGCGTCGCCCGCAAGCCCGATTGCGCGAACTGCGAAATCTACGACCTCTGCCCCACCGGGCCCAAGCTCCTGAAAGCCGCCGAAACCGCCTAG